The window TAGGGGACGGTTTAAGAGATGCCCTTGACCCGCGCGTGATTGAGAAATAAGCATGGGTGGGTGATGAGATCACATAATATCAGTCAAGAGAAAAGGGAGCGATGGGGATAAAGCCCCCACCTCTAAGCGTCAGCGCAGGTGGTGGGAGTATGTCACGATGAAGGGAGAAGGATGGACAAGCAGCTGAACAAAGGACGTGAGTGAGCGTTGTCAGCACAAAGTGAACATGAAAAGTGGATGGCACGCGCCATTCAGCTGGCCAAACAGGCGGAAACATTGGGCGAGGTCCCCATTGGTGCGGTCATCGTTAAAGAGGGAGAAGTGATTGGTGAAGGTTATAACAGACGTGAGATTGACCGGAATCCGCTGGCCCATGCTGAATTGATGGCCATCCAGCAAGCTTGTGAGCGGCTTGGAGGATGGCGGTTGGCAGGGTGTGATTTGTATGTCACTTTAGAACCTTGCCCCATGTGTGCGGGCGCCATTGTGCAAGCACGTTTAAGGCGGGTCATTTATGGCACGGAAGACCCGAAGGCGGGCTATGCCGGCTCTTTGCACAATACCTTACAAGATGAGCGCCTGAACCATCAAACAGACGTGATTGCCGGCATCCGCCGGGAGGAGTGCCAACACTTGCTCAAAGATTTTTTCCGCCGCTTAAGGGAACAAAAGAAAGCGGCTAAGGGAATGTCCACCTGAGGCGAAAAAAGGACGGGCTGGGTGACGACAGAGCGCCTGGCTTTTGTTGACCCTATGAAAAAAATTAACACTTGCTTTAACTACTTGCTTTCGTTATAA of the Caldalkalibacillus thermarum genome contains:
- the tadA gene encoding tRNA adenosine(34) deaminase TadA, producing the protein MSAQSEHEKWMARAIQLAKQAETLGEVPIGAVIVKEGEVIGEGYNRREIDRNPLAHAELMAIQQACERLGGWRLAGCDLYVTLEPCPMCAGAIVQARLRRVIYGTEDPKAGYAGSLHNTLQDERLNHQTDVIAGIRREECQHLLKDFFRRLREQKKAAKGMST